In one Hymenobacter sp. DG25B genomic region, the following are encoded:
- a CDS encoding exonuclease domain-containing protein has product MYAIIDLETTGGQPAQDRITEIAIFIHDGEKVVDQFDTLLNPGRPIPFFISQLTGITDDMVRDAPKFHEVARKVVEMTEGCVFVAHNVRFDYSFMKKEFADLGFNYSRKTLCTVRLSRSLIPGQPSYSLGKLCQNIGIPLNGRHRAAGDAAATAILFDRLLKITQQEEALTNPAISPADTLAALDVTAPAGNRPATKQPSPRKVKAVQDAIKTALLPPNITPQKVASLPQEAGVYYFHNEQGEVIYVGKSINIYKRIQQHFAVDYKSRKSIEFKNSISDITWELTGSELVALLYESHEIKRMKPLYNRQQRRSVFPAGIFLRTDEQGYKHLYYGRADDHAESHPLIALGNQFKAKGFLFHKVAKFNLCQKLCDLYKTQGSCFDYQVHRCKGACLGLEPPEEYNQRVEKAIESFTYEHGSFVVMGQGRREGEKSLVVVENGRYLGFGYVDETFTARRLDDFKLAITRYNDNKDVQQIIRQYLRTKHRDKVKVFR; this is encoded by the coding sequence TTGTACGCTATTATCGACCTTGAAACTACCGGCGGACAGCCTGCCCAGGACCGGATTACGGAAATAGCCATCTTCATTCATGATGGTGAAAAAGTAGTGGATCAGTTTGATACCCTGCTGAATCCCGGGCGGCCTATCCCCTTCTTCATCTCCCAACTCACGGGCATTACCGACGATATGGTGCGGGATGCGCCCAAGTTTCATGAGGTGGCGCGCAAGGTGGTGGAAATGACAGAAGGCTGCGTGTTTGTGGCCCACAACGTGCGCTTTGATTACTCCTTCATGAAAAAGGAGTTTGCCGATTTAGGCTTTAACTACTCGCGCAAAACCCTGTGCACTGTGCGCCTGAGCCGCTCCCTGATACCGGGGCAGCCCAGCTATAGCCTGGGCAAGCTGTGCCAGAACATTGGCATTCCGCTCAACGGCCGCCACCGCGCCGCCGGCGACGCCGCCGCCACCGCTATTCTCTTCGACCGGCTGCTGAAAATTACCCAGCAGGAAGAAGCCCTCACCAACCCCGCCATCAGCCCCGCTGATACCCTGGCGGCTCTGGATGTTACGGCCCCGGCCGGCAACCGCCCCGCCACCAAGCAGCCCTCGCCCCGCAAAGTAAAGGCCGTGCAGGATGCCATTAAAACGGCCCTGCTACCTCCCAACATCACCCCGCAAAAGGTGGCCTCGCTGCCCCAGGAAGCGGGCGTGTACTACTTCCACAATGAGCAGGGCGAGGTGATTTATGTGGGCAAGAGCATCAACATTTATAAGCGCATACAACAGCATTTCGCCGTCGATTACAAGTCGCGCAAGAGCATTGAATTTAAAAATTCGATATCGGACATCACCTGGGAGCTGACGGGCTCAGAGCTGGTGGCGCTGCTGTACGAGTCGCACGAAATCAAGCGCATGAAGCCCCTTTACAACCGCCAGCAGCGGCGCTCGGTGTTTCCGGCGGGTATTTTCCTGCGCACCGATGAGCAGGGTTATAAGCACCTGTACTACGGCCGCGCCGATGACCACGCGGAATCACACCCGCTGATTGCGCTGGGCAACCAGTTCAAAGCCAAAGGCTTTCTATTTCATAAAGTAGCCAAGTTCAACCTTTGCCAGAAGCTCTGCGACCTGTATAAAACCCAGGGCTCCTGCTTTGACTACCAGGTGCACCGCTGCAAGGGTGCCTGCCTGGGCCTGGAGCCGCCGGAAGAATACAACCAGCGCGTGGAGAAAGCCATTGAGTCGTTTACCTACGAGCACGGCTCTTTTGTGGTGATGGGTCAGGGCCGGCGCGAGGGCGAGAAAAGCCTGGTGGTGGTAGAGAATGGGCGCTACCTGGGCTTTGGCTACGTGGACGAAACCTTCACGGCCCGCCGCCTCGATGATTTTAAGCTCGCCATCACCCGCTACAACGATAACAAGGACGTGCAGCAGATTATCCGGCAATATCTGCGCACCAAGCACAGGGATAAAGTGAAGGTATTTCGCTAA
- a CDS encoding ferritin-like domain-containing protein: MSAFTEPAARAFNDLVEINKTATKGYQEAAEGVNDPKLRSELSKLSQQRAQFASELEQKARQWGVDTRHEGTVEGALTDAAAALHRGWINVKSAVTGHNDSAILGECETGDATALQAYETALRSSELPVEARTVIQKQHGDILSAKNWVTQQKGRVS, encoded by the coding sequence ATGTCTGCTTTCACTGAACCTGCCGCCCGGGCCTTTAATGACTTGGTTGAAATTAATAAAACTGCCACCAAAGGTTACCAGGAGGCTGCTGAAGGGGTAAACGACCCCAAGCTGCGTTCTGAGCTGAGTAAGCTAAGCCAGCAGCGCGCCCAATTTGCCTCTGAGCTGGAACAGAAAGCCCGCCAGTGGGGTGTTGACACCCGGCACGAAGGCACCGTAGAAGGCGCCCTGACCGATGCCGCCGCCGCACTGCACCGGGGCTGGATCAACGTTAAATCAGCCGTAACGGGCCACAACGACTCTGCCATTCTGGGTGAGTGCGAAACCGGTGATGCTACTGCCCTGCAGGCTTACGAAACGGCGCTGCGCTCCAGTGAGTTGCCCGTAGAAGCCCGCACCGTTATTCAGAAGCAGCACGGCGACATTCTCTCGGCTAAAAACTGGGTAACCCAGCAGAAAGGCCGCGTGAGCTAA
- a CDS encoding AI-2E family transporter, whose amino-acid sequence MLPPSTQPRLPSTAHKPTSEVRQTPIVQYAFLLIAAVLTVYSLKVLDDVLLPLLFSALFTLLLLPISRWLEGRGVPRILAIILCLLLMALIFAGIIVGFASQLTQFKSELPKLQGKLMQVFHQFQDWASQRFGIDPISDEELKENTMKSLKKDSGSYLNTTFKTTSAVVSNLLQVPIYIFCFLYYRDHLRQFMFRFVSPDKRTTVLNTVDNIQTVVQAYISGLFKVIVVVAVLNGIGLLVLDVKFAIFFAIFASVLAVIPYIGIMIGASVPAIITLVETGSPLHAAGVVGVFAFVQFLEGNFITPMITGSQVSINPMAAIIALVLGAELWGTPGMILSIPLIAVVKVILDASKITEPWGFLLGDTAEGEDNIKSVAAGEPGFFKKLWQRVRGQES is encoded by the coding sequence ATGCTTCCTCCCTCTACCCAACCCCGCTTGCCCAGCACTGCGCACAAGCCTACTTCGGAGGTCAGGCAGACTCCCATTGTGCAGTATGCTTTTCTGCTGATAGCCGCTGTGCTCACGGTGTATTCGCTTAAAGTACTGGATGATGTACTCCTGCCCCTGCTGTTTTCGGCTCTGTTTACGCTGTTGCTACTGCCCATCAGCCGGTGGCTGGAGGGCCGCGGGGTACCCCGCATTCTGGCCATTATTCTATGCCTGTTGTTGATGGCTTTGATTTTCGCCGGCATCATAGTAGGGTTTGCATCACAGCTGACGCAGTTTAAGAGCGAGTTGCCCAAACTTCAGGGAAAGCTCATGCAGGTTTTCCACCAATTCCAGGACTGGGCCAGCCAGCGCTTCGGCATCGACCCTATTTCCGACGAGGAGTTGAAGGAAAATACCATGAAGTCGCTGAAAAAGGACAGCGGCAGCTACCTCAACACCACTTTCAAAACCACCTCGGCGGTGGTCAGCAACCTGTTGCAGGTGCCCATCTACATCTTCTGCTTTCTGTATTACCGCGACCATCTGCGGCAGTTCATGTTCCGGTTTGTGTCGCCGGACAAGCGCACCACCGTTCTTAATACCGTGGATAACATCCAGACGGTAGTGCAGGCGTACATATCCGGTCTGTTTAAGGTAATTGTGGTAGTGGCCGTACTCAATGGCATTGGTCTGCTGGTGCTGGATGTGAAGTTTGCCATCTTCTTCGCCATTTTTGCCTCGGTGCTGGCCGTTATACCCTACATCGGCATTATGATTGGGGCCAGCGTGCCGGCTATTATTACGCTGGTGGAAACCGGCTCCCCGCTGCACGCGGCCGGGGTAGTGGGCGTATTTGCCTTTGTGCAGTTTCTGGAAGGTAATTTTATCACGCCCATGATTACCGGTTCCCAGGTCAGCATTAACCCCATGGCCGCCATTATTGCGCTGGTTTTGGGGGCTGAGCTATGGGGCACGCCGGGCATGATTCTCAGCATTCCGCTGATTGCGGTAGTGAAGGTGATTCTGGATGCCAGTAAAATAACCGAGCCCTGGGGTTTTCTGCTGGGCGATACGGCCGAGGGCGAGGACAATATTAAAAGTGTGGCCGCCGGCGAGCCGGGCTTCTTCAAAAAGCTGTGGCAGCGGGTGCGGGGGCAGGAATCGTAA
- a CDS encoding DNA topoisomerase IV subunit B — protein sequence MAAEELSPRTTPDHGYNEDSIRSLDWREHIRLRPGMYIGKLGDGSAYDDGIYVLVKEVIDNSIDEHVMGHGRTIDIKISDHRVQVRDYGRGIPLGKVVDVVSKINTGGKYDSKVFQKSVGLNGVGTKAVNALSNYFLVQSVREGVMKSAEFTQGQLVQDPKPQKTSQRNGTQITFQPDESIFRNYRFIPEFLESQIWNYVYLNAGLTINFNGQKFYSENGLLDLLARKADPESLRYPIIHLKGEDIELALTHGNDYGEEYYSFVNGQYTTQGGTHLAAFREAVVKTIREFYKKEFDAADIRGSIVAAISVRVQEPVFESQTKTKLGSMNMGPDGPTVRGFILDYVKEHLDNYLHKNPATAEALLKRIMQSERERKDMAGVKKLANQRAKKANLHNRKLRDCRFHLGEGKPGQGELATLFITEGDSASGSITKSRNVETEAVFSLRGKPLNCFGLKKKIVYENEELNLLQHALNIEEGIENLRYNRVVIATDADVDGMHIRLLLLTFFLQFFPDLVRNGHVYILETPLFRVRNKKTTIYCYNEQEKQQAMRQLGRNPEITRFKGLGEISPEEFGKFIGENIRLEPVILQSERSIHQVLTYYMGKNTPDRQNFIIDNLRLEKDLVTSDVLPVEEVAEADLA from the coding sequence ATGGCAGCCGAAGAACTCTCTCCCCGCACTACTCCTGACCACGGCTACAATGAGGATAGTATCCGCTCCCTGGACTGGCGCGAGCATATCCGTCTGCGGCCCGGCATGTACATCGGCAAGCTCGGCGACGGCTCCGCCTACGATGATGGTATCTACGTGCTGGTAAAGGAAGTGATTGATAACTCGATTGATGAGCACGTGATGGGTCACGGCCGCACTATCGATATCAAGATTTCCGACCACCGGGTGCAGGTGCGCGACTACGGCCGGGGCATTCCGCTGGGTAAGGTAGTAGATGTTGTCAGCAAGATTAACACGGGCGGTAAGTACGACAGCAAAGTCTTTCAGAAATCTGTGGGCTTGAACGGCGTGGGTACCAAAGCGGTTAACGCGCTGAGCAATTATTTTCTGGTGCAGAGCGTCCGGGAAGGCGTGATGAAGTCGGCGGAGTTTACCCAGGGCCAGCTGGTTCAGGACCCCAAGCCCCAGAAAACCAGCCAGCGCAACGGCACGCAAATCACCTTCCAGCCCGACGAGTCCATCTTCCGCAACTACCGCTTTATCCCGGAGTTTCTGGAAAGCCAGATCTGGAACTACGTTTACCTGAACGCGGGCCTCACCATCAACTTCAACGGCCAAAAGTTTTACTCCGAAAATGGCCTGCTGGACCTGCTGGCCCGCAAAGCCGACCCGGAGAGCCTGCGCTACCCCATTATTCACCTGAAGGGCGAGGACATTGAGCTGGCCCTCACGCACGGCAACGACTACGGCGAGGAGTACTACAGCTTCGTCAACGGCCAGTACACTACTCAGGGCGGTACCCACCTGGCCGCCTTCCGCGAGGCGGTGGTGAAAACCATTCGAGAGTTCTATAAAAAGGAATTTGATGCTGCCGACATTCGCGGCTCCATTGTGGCCGCTATTTCGGTGCGTGTGCAGGAGCCCGTGTTTGAAAGTCAGACGAAAACCAAGCTGGGCTCCATGAACATGGGCCCCGATGGCCCCACGGTGCGCGGCTTCATTCTGGACTACGTTAAGGAGCACCTCGATAACTACCTGCACAAGAATCCGGCTACGGCCGAGGCGCTGCTAAAGCGCATTATGCAGAGCGAGCGGGAGCGGAAGGACATGGCCGGCGTGAAAAAGCTGGCCAACCAGCGCGCCAAAAAAGCCAACCTGCACAACCGTAAGCTGCGCGACTGCCGCTTCCACCTGGGTGAGGGCAAGCCCGGGCAGGGAGAGCTGGCTACCTTGTTCATTACCGAGGGTGACTCCGCATCGGGCTCCATCACCAAGAGCCGCAACGTGGAAACGGAAGCCGTTTTCTCCCTGCGTGGTAAGCCTCTGAACTGCTTCGGGCTAAAGAAGAAGATTGTCTACGAAAACGAGGAGCTGAACCTGCTGCAGCACGCCCTCAACATTGAAGAAGGCATTGAAAACCTGCGCTACAACCGCGTGGTCATTGCTACTGATGCCGACGTGGATGGCATGCACATTCGCCTGCTGCTGCTCACGTTCTTCCTGCAGTTCTTTCCGGATCTGGTCCGCAACGGGCACGTTTATATCCTGGAAACGCCGCTTTTCCGGGTGCGGAATAAGAAAACCACCATTTACTGCTACAACGAGCAGGAAAAGCAGCAGGCTATGCGCCAGCTGGGCCGCAACCCCGAAATCACCCGCTTTAAAGGCCTGGGCGAAATCTCGCCCGAAGAATTCGGTAAATTCATTGGCGAGAATATTCGCCTGGAACCCGTCATCTTGCAGTCGGAGCGCAGCATCCACCAGGTGCTCACCTACTACATGGGCAAAAACACCCCCGACCGGCAGAACTTCATCATCGACAACCTGCGTCTGGAAAAAGACCTGGTAACTTCTGATGTGCTGCCGGTGGAAGAAGTGGCGGAGGCTGATTTAGCTTAG
- a CDS encoding DNA gyrase/topoisomerase IV subunit A: MSSVRGMYQNWFLDYASYVILERAVPAIEDGLKPVQRRILHAMKEMDDGRFNKVANVIGQTMQYHPHGDASIGDAMVNLGQKDLLIETQGNWGDIRTGDGAAAPRYIEARLSKFALDVVFNPDTTEWQMSYDGRKREPTTLPVKFPLLLAQGVEGIAVGLSTKIMPHNFRELCKASIDVLKGRDIQLFPDFPTGGLCDVTNYNGGLRGAKIRLRATIEKADKTMLIIRDIPYGTTTTALMESIVKASEANKIKIKKVVDNTAAEVEIQVHLPTGVSPDLTMDALYAFTDCEISISPNTCVIIEDKPRFVGVEDMLRLSTQKTVRLLERELEIREDELQEKWHSASLEKIFIENRIYRKIEECETWAEILETIDKGLKKFVRVQGEKAKTDDQRIVLRRAITEDDLTRLTEIRIKRISKFDGFKADEYIQRLEAELAEVADHMANLTRYAINYFEGLLKKYGTGRERKTQLRTFDVVTAQKVAVANQKLYVNRKDGFVGYGLKKDELVEYICDCSDLDDIIAIKRDGTFMVTRIAEKTFVGKDILHAGVYNKNDDRLVYNMIYQDGASGISFAKRFLVTGITRDKSYDLTKGTKGTKTLYLTANPNSESEIVSVQLSDKAPARVKQFDFDFAELAIKGKGSMGNIVTKQPIKKITQKSLGDSTLGGREVFFDAVVGRLNTAGHGRYLGTFDTDNTVLVVYKDGSYELKSPDPALHFDVPNIVLLRKLEPDTVLSAVYMDGETKIHYVKRFKIETSTLEKRFIFISETKGSKLLAVTANPEPAVEVKLQRDKKADKEAETIRLHEFIDVKGWKAMGNKLNYFKVHGITLLTDEGPEPERREVAKKRGPATLPRPQGGMGAAEAPLPEQNGPVDISAEDIAQAQAVLRRPKSQLKLF; this comes from the coding sequence ATGTCTTCCGTGCGCGGCATGTACCAGAACTGGTTTCTGGACTACGCCAGCTACGTAATTCTGGAGCGGGCCGTGCCCGCCATCGAGGATGGCCTGAAGCCCGTACAGCGCCGGATTCTGCACGCCATGAAGGAAATGGACGATGGCCGCTTCAATAAAGTAGCCAACGTCATCGGCCAGACCATGCAGTACCACCCCCACGGCGACGCCTCCATCGGCGACGCCATGGTGAACCTGGGCCAGAAAGACCTGCTGATTGAAACCCAGGGTAACTGGGGCGACATCCGCACCGGCGACGGCGCGGCTGCTCCCCGTTACATTGAAGCCCGCCTGAGCAAGTTTGCCCTGGATGTGGTCTTCAACCCCGATACTACGGAGTGGCAGATGAGCTACGACGGCCGCAAGCGCGAGCCGACCACGCTGCCCGTGAAGTTTCCGCTGCTGCTGGCGCAGGGCGTGGAAGGAATTGCCGTGGGTTTGAGCACCAAGATCATGCCCCACAACTTCCGCGAGCTGTGCAAAGCCAGCATCGACGTGCTGAAGGGCCGTGATATTCAGTTGTTCCCCGACTTCCCCACGGGCGGTCTATGCGACGTCACCAACTACAATGGGGGCCTGCGCGGGGCTAAAATCCGCCTGCGCGCCACCATTGAGAAGGCCGACAAGACCATGCTCATCATTCGCGACATTCCCTACGGCACCACCACCACGGCGCTGATGGAAAGCATCGTGAAGGCCTCGGAAGCGAATAAAATCAAGATCAAAAAGGTAGTCGATAACACGGCGGCCGAAGTGGAAATTCAGGTGCATCTGCCCACGGGCGTGTCGCCGGATCTGACCATGGATGCGCTCTACGCCTTCACCGACTGCGAAATCAGTATCTCGCCCAACACCTGCGTTATCATTGAGGACAAGCCCCGTTTTGTGGGCGTGGAGGACATGCTGCGCCTGAGCACTCAGAAAACGGTGCGGCTGCTGGAGCGGGAGCTGGAAATCAGGGAAGATGAGTTGCAGGAAAAGTGGCACTCGGCTTCGCTGGAGAAGATTTTCATCGAGAACCGTATCTACCGCAAAATTGAGGAGTGCGAGACCTGGGCCGAAATTCTGGAGACCATTGATAAGGGGCTCAAGAAGTTTGTGCGCGTGCAAGGGGAGAAGGCCAAAACCGATGACCAGCGCATTGTGCTGCGCCGCGCCATCACGGAAGACGACCTCACCCGCCTGACCGAAATCCGCATCAAGCGCATTTCCAAGTTCGATGGGTTTAAGGCCGATGAGTACATCCAGCGCCTGGAAGCCGAGCTGGCGGAAGTTGCCGACCACATGGCCAACCTCACCCGCTACGCCATCAACTACTTCGAAGGGCTGCTGAAGAAGTACGGCACGGGCCGCGAGCGGAAAACCCAGCTCCGTACCTTCGATGTGGTAACGGCCCAAAAAGTAGCCGTGGCCAACCAGAAGCTCTACGTGAACCGCAAGGACGGCTTTGTAGGCTACGGCCTCAAAAAGGACGAGTTGGTGGAGTACATCTGCGACTGCTCCGATCTGGACGACATCATTGCCATCAAGCGCGACGGCACGTTCATGGTCACGCGCATTGCCGAAAAGACCTTCGTGGGCAAAGATATTCTGCACGCCGGCGTCTACAACAAGAACGACGACCGGCTGGTGTACAACATGATTTACCAGGATGGCGCCTCCGGCATCAGCTTCGCCAAACGCTTCCTGGTAACGGGCATCACCCGCGACAAATCCTACGACCTGACCAAAGGCACCAAGGGCACCAAAACGCTTTACCTCACCGCCAATCCCAACTCGGAGTCGGAAATTGTGAGTGTGCAGCTCTCGGATAAAGCCCCGGCCCGCGTGAAGCAGTTTGATTTCGATTTTGCCGAGCTGGCCATCAAAGGCAAGGGTTCCATGGGCAACATCGTGACCAAGCAGCCCATCAAGAAAATCACCCAGAAAAGCCTCGGCGACTCCACGCTGGGTGGCCGCGAAGTGTTCTTTGATGCTGTGGTAGGCCGCCTGAATACCGCCGGCCATGGCCGCTACCTCGGTACCTTCGATACCGATAACACGGTGCTGGTGGTGTACAAGGATGGCAGTTACGAGTTGAAGTCGCCCGACCCGGCGCTCCATTTTGATGTGCCCAACATCGTATTGCTGCGCAAGCTGGAGCCCGACACGGTGCTAAGCGCGGTGTACATGGACGGCGAAACGAAAATCCATTACGTGAAGCGTTTCAAAATTGAAACCAGCACGCTGGAAAAGCGCTTTATTTTCATCTCAGAAACTAAAGGCTCCAAGCTGTTGGCTGTTACGGCCAACCCCGAACCCGCCGTGGAAGTAAAGCTGCAGCGCGACAAAAAAGCCGATAAGGAAGCCGAAACCATCCGCCTCCACGAGTTTATTGACGTGAAAGGGTGGAAGGCCATGGGCAACAAGCTCAACTACTTCAAAGTGCACGGCATTACGCTGCTCACCGACGAAGGCCCCGAGCCGGAGCGCCGCGAAGTAGCCAAAAAACGTGGTCCGGCTACGCTGCCGCGCCCGCAGGGTGGTATGGGCGCTGCCGAAGCCCCTTTGCCGGAGCAAAACGGTCCGGTGGATATTTCGGCGGAAGACATAGCCCAGGCCCAGGCCGTGCTACGCCGCCCTAAGTCCCAACTGAAGTTGTTCTAA
- a CDS encoding tetratricopeptide repeat protein: MFRRALSSFLAPALALACSACGTSAQEQPDVMVNLATVQSGPAIQAQDLEGAIARQPRNASLYARRAAFRLDAGQPERALRDIEEALRLDDGPGEYYFLQARARRGIGQLQSTLKATEAASRHGFASPQLSLLVGETNLAARRYQDALDHLDRTLQQEPENAAALFYKGMAYLGLQDTVQAFDFLRASVARDPRQAEILHQLAFLSNARHQPKEGAIFAARGLALAPTYGPLWYDNGRQYDLQGQTDSARQNYLRALRYDTTLYRADYRLGIAYVKQRRHAEALPHLQRALRRSTLLLNARQMLAESYEALRRPEEAAAQYQQLVRENPGNKHWSYMAWKAAAKARGESTDTTTRRRIAPIEPMLQREPVALPK, encoded by the coding sequence ATGTTTCGGCGCGCGCTTTCCTCTTTTCTGGCTCCAGCACTGGCTTTGGCCTGCTCCGCCTGCGGCACCTCTGCCCAGGAGCAGCCCGATGTAATGGTGAATCTGGCCACGGTACAAAGCGGCCCCGCCATTCAGGCCCAGGATCTGGAAGGCGCCATTGCCCGCCAGCCTCGGAATGCCAGTTTGTATGCGCGGCGGGCTGCGTTTCGGCTTGATGCCGGGCAGCCGGAGCGGGCCCTCCGGGACATAGAGGAGGCTTTGCGGCTGGATGATGGCCCCGGGGAGTACTACTTTCTTCAGGCCCGGGCCCGGCGCGGAATCGGCCAGCTGCAAAGCACGCTGAAAGCTACCGAAGCCGCCTCCCGGCACGGATTTGCCTCCCCCCAGCTAAGCCTGCTGGTAGGCGAAACCAACCTGGCCGCCCGGCGCTACCAGGATGCCCTTGACCACCTGGACCGGACCCTGCAGCAGGAACCTGAGAATGCGGCCGCGCTTTTCTACAAAGGCATGGCCTACCTGGGCCTGCAGGATACTGTGCAGGCTTTTGACTTTCTGCGGGCCAGTGTAGCCCGCGACCCGCGGCAGGCCGAAATCCTGCATCAGCTGGCTTTTCTGAGTAATGCCCGCCACCAGCCCAAAGAGGGCGCCATTTTCGCGGCGCGGGGCCTGGCGCTGGCCCCCACTTACGGCCCCCTGTGGTATGACAACGGTCGGCAGTACGACTTGCAGGGCCAAACCGATAGTGCCCGGCAAAATTACCTGCGGGCCCTGCGCTATGACACTACGCTCTACCGCGCCGACTACCGGCTGGGTATTGCCTATGTAAAGCAGCGCCGCCACGCCGAGGCCTTGCCCCACCTGCAGCGGGCGCTGCGCCGCTCTACGTTGCTCCTCAATGCCCGCCAGATGCTGGCCGAGAGCTACGAAGCCCTGCGGCGCCCGGAAGAAGCCGCTGCCCAATACCAACAGCTGGTGCGGGAAAATCCAGGAAACAAACACTGGAGCTATATGGCCTGGAAAGCCGCTGCCAAAGCCCGCGGAGAATCTACTGATACTACCACGCGCCGGCGTATAGCGCCCATTGAGCCCATGCTGCAGCGGGAGCCGGTAGCGCTGCCCAAGTAA
- the thrS gene encoding threonine--tRNA ligase: MIDITLPDGSVRQFVDGATGYDVAASISEGLARNALGVRVNGEVRDLHRPIEQNANLEILTWNDQAGKATFWHSSAHLMAEALEALYPGVKLGIGPSIENGFYYDVDFGEGRSISSDDFVAIEKKMLELAKNKSQYVRRDVPKAEAIAYFEEKADPYKLDLLQGLEDGTITFYTQGGFTDLCRGPHIPDTSPIKAVKLMNVAGAYWRGDEKSKQLTRIYGITFPKAKELAEYLERLEEAKRRDHRKLGKELELFAFSDKVGAGLPLWLPKGTALRERLEQFLRRAQVKAGYLPVVTPHIGSKELYVTSGHYEKYGADSFQPIKTPNPGEEFFLKPMNCPHHCEIYKTKPRSYRDLPLRLAEFGTVYRYEQSGELHGLTRVRGFTQDDAHIFCRPDQVKEEFLKVIDIVLYVLKALDFPDFTAQISLRDPENKTKYIGSDENWEKAERAIIEAATEKGLKTVTELGEAAFYGPKLDFMVRDAIGRKWQLGTIQVDYNLPERFDLEYVAPDNSRQRPVMIHRAPFGSLERFVAVLIEHCGGNFPLWLSPEQFAVLPISEKYQDYAQQVYDRLMQAELRGSLDSRDEKIGRKIRDAEMAKVPYMLIVGEKEQENGIVSVRRHGEGDMGSMPIEAFIRNFQDQVNEMTQAI, encoded by the coding sequence ATGATTGATATCACCCTCCCCGACGGTTCGGTGCGCCAGTTTGTAGATGGCGCCACGGGCTACGACGTAGCCGCCAGCATTAGCGAAGGCCTCGCCCGCAATGCCCTCGGTGTGCGCGTCAACGGCGAAGTGCGCGACCTGCACCGCCCCATTGAGCAGAATGCCAACCTCGAAATCCTGACCTGGAACGACCAGGCCGGCAAAGCTACCTTCTGGCACTCATCCGCTCACTTAATGGCGGAAGCGCTGGAAGCCCTGTACCCCGGCGTTAAGCTGGGCATCGGCCCCAGCATTGAGAATGGTTTTTACTATGATGTAGATTTCGGCGAAGGCCGCAGCATCTCTTCTGATGATTTTGTTGCCATCGAGAAAAAGATGCTGGAGCTGGCCAAAAACAAAAGCCAGTACGTGCGCCGCGACGTTCCCAAAGCAGAAGCCATTGCCTATTTCGAAGAAAAAGCTGACCCTTATAAGCTGGACCTGCTGCAGGGCCTGGAAGATGGTACTATTACTTTCTACACGCAGGGTGGATTCACGGACCTCTGCCGTGGCCCGCACATTCCTGATACCAGCCCCATTAAAGCGGTAAAGCTGATGAATGTGGCCGGCGCCTACTGGCGCGGCGACGAAAAAAGCAAGCAGCTCACGCGCATCTACGGCATCACCTTCCCCAAAGCCAAGGAGCTGGCCGAGTACCTGGAGCGGCTGGAAGAAGCCAAGCGCCGTGACCACCGCAAGCTGGGCAAGGAGCTGGAGCTATTCGCTTTTTCCGATAAAGTGGGAGCGGGGCTGCCCCTGTGGCTGCCCAAAGGAACGGCCCTGCGTGAGCGCCTGGAGCAGTTCCTGCGCCGCGCGCAGGTAAAAGCTGGCTACTTGCCGGTCGTTACGCCCCATATCGGCTCCAAAGAGCTATATGTAACCAGCGGCCACTACGAGAAATACGGCGCCGACTCGTTCCAGCCCATTAAAACGCCAAATCCGGGTGAGGAATTCTTCCTCAAACCCATGAACTGCCCCCACCACTGCGAAATCTATAAAACCAAGCCCCGCTCGTACCGCGACCTGCCCTTGCGCCTGGCCGAGTTTGGTACCGTGTATCGCTACGAGCAAAGTGGTGAGCTGCACGGCCTGACCCGCGTCCGGGGCTTTACGCAGGACGACGCCCACATCTTCTGCCGCCCGGATCAGGTGAAGGAGGAGTTCCTAAAGGTGATTGACATTGTGCTGTACGTGTTGAAAGCCTTGGACTTCCCTGACTTCACGGCCCAGATTTCCCTCCGTGACCCGGAAAATAAGACCAAGTACATCGGCTCCGATGAAAACTGGGAGAAAGCCGAGCGGGCCATCATTGAAGCCGCTACCGAAAAAGGTCTTAAAACGGTAACCGAGCTAGGCGAAGCCGCCTTCTACGGCCCTAAACTGGACTTTATGGTGCGCGACGCTATTGGTCGCAAGTGGCAGCTGGGCACTATTCAGGTAGACTACAACCTGCCCGAGCGCTTCGACCTGGAATATGTGGCTCCGGATAACTCCCGGCAGCGCCCCGTTATGATTCACCGGGCGCCGTTTGGCTCGCTGGAACGCTTCGTGGCGGTGCTGATTGAGCACTGTGGCGGCAACTTCCCGCTCTGGCTCTCGCCCGAGCAGTTTGCCGTGCTGCCTATTTCGGAGAAATATCAGGATTACGCCCAGCAGGTTTATGACCGCCTGATGCAGGCCGAACTGCGCGGTTCCCTGGACAGCCGCGACGAGAAGATTGGCCGCAAAATCCGGGATGCGGAAATGGCCAAAGTGCCCTATATGCTCATTGTAGGGGAGAAAGAGCAGGAAAACGGCATTGTTTCCGTTCGCCGCCACGGCGAAGGAGACATGGGCAGCATGCCTATTGAAGCCTTCATCCGGAACTTCCAGGATCAGGTAAATGAAATGACGCAAGCCATTTAG